A window of Myxococcales bacterium contains these coding sequences:
- a CDS encoding c-type cytochrome yields the protein MVVATAAGLGCGRRESSSFIREEPTTLSSAAEPHASAALKPGEKVKLQVPDDATIPEGPLGEAVKRGRRIATATYEELPEYVGASLHCSTCHLGGGTVAGAAPWVGLTGMFPEYRARSGEVATLEDRIDDCFERSMNGKRLPPGSRDMTALVAYIAWLSRDVPVGHPVEGRGFEKMANPPTPDKDHGKVVFAAKCVACHGENGLGKPAGTAYQFPPLWGDKSFNIGAGMARLDTAAAFVKSKMPLGAGNTLSEQDAYDVAAYFTTQPRPDFAGKAKDWPKGGKPKDARY from the coding sequence ATGGTCGTGGCGACGGCTGCGGGCCTCGGCTGTGGGCGTCGCGAGAGCTCGAGCTTCATTCGCGAAGAGCCCACGACCCTCTCGAGCGCCGCCGAGCCCCACGCGAGCGCCGCGCTCAAGCCGGGAGAGAAGGTGAAGCTCCAGGTGCCGGACGACGCCACCATCCCCGAAGGTCCGCTCGGGGAGGCCGTGAAGCGCGGGCGCCGCATCGCGACCGCGACGTACGAGGAGCTGCCCGAGTACGTCGGCGCGTCCCTCCACTGTTCGACGTGTCATCTCGGCGGAGGCACGGTCGCGGGCGCGGCCCCGTGGGTCGGCCTCACCGGCATGTTCCCCGAGTACCGCGCCCGGAGCGGAGAGGTGGCGACCCTCGAGGATCGCATCGACGACTGCTTCGAGCGCAGCATGAACGGAAAGCGCCTACCGCCCGGGAGCCGCGACATGACCGCGCTCGTCGCCTACATCGCCTGGCTCTCGCGCGACGTGCCCGTCGGTCACCCCGTGGAGGGGCGCGGGTTCGAGAAAATGGCCAATCCGCCGACTCCCGACAAGGACCACGGCAAGGTGGTATTCGCGGCGAAGTGCGTCGCGTGCCATGGAGAGAACGGGCTCGGCAAACCTGCGGGGACCGCCTACCAATTCCCTCCGCTCTGGGGCGACAAGTCGTTCAACATCGGAGCCGGCATGGCCCGCCTCGACACGGCCGCGGCCTTCGTGAAGTCGAAGATGCCCCTCGGGGCCGGCAACACGCTCTCCGAGCAAGATGCCTATGACGTCGCGGCGTATTTCACGACGCAGCCTCGCCCCGACTTCGCGGGCAAAGCCAAAGACTGGCCGAAGGGCGGCAAACCGAAGGATGCGCGCTACTGA
- a CDS encoding methyltransferase domain-containing protein codes for MKIVHGAVVVSLVAGCASGGAAPPSGPGPAQGAHVGHGHGHAPGHGHGHHGQGMQHRFDGAEGWAKVFDAEDRDAWQKPDEVLSAMGLDKGGKGTELVADVGAGTGYFSVKIAKRVPSGKVFAVDVEGDMVRYLKERATREGLTNLVAVQSTADDPKIPEPVDVVLVVDTLHHIGAREAYFKKIRASLRPGGRVVIVDFHAEATMGPPKEHRLSVDEVVAEAKASGLVKRSESRLPQQYVLVLTAQ; via the coding sequence ATGAAGATCGTTCACGGTGCGGTGGTGGTGAGCTTGGTCGCTGGGTGCGCATCGGGAGGTGCGGCGCCCCCGTCCGGGCCCGGGCCCGCGCAAGGGGCCCACGTCGGGCACGGTCATGGTCACGCCCCGGGGCACGGTCACGGTCACCACGGCCAGGGCATGCAGCACCGGTTCGACGGGGCCGAAGGCTGGGCCAAGGTGTTCGACGCCGAGGACCGCGACGCGTGGCAGAAGCCCGACGAGGTGCTCTCGGCGATGGGGCTCGACAAGGGCGGGAAGGGCACCGAGCTCGTCGCCGACGTGGGCGCCGGCACGGGGTATTTCTCGGTCAAGATCGCGAAGCGTGTGCCCTCGGGCAAGGTGTTCGCCGTCGACGTCGAAGGCGACATGGTCCGCTACCTCAAGGAGCGCGCGACGCGCGAAGGGCTCACGAACCTCGTCGCCGTGCAGTCCACGGCGGACGATCCGAAGATCCCCGAGCCCGTGGACGTCGTCCTCGTGGTCGACACGCTGCACCACATCGGGGCGCGCGAGGCGTACTTCAAGAAGATCCGAGCGTCCCTCCGGCCCGGGGGCCGTGTGGTCATCGTCGACTTTCACGCGGAGGCGACCATGGGGCCGCCCAAAGAGCATCGGCTCTCGGTCGACGAGGTGGTGGCGGAGGCCAAGGCCAGCGGTCTCGTGAAGCGCTCGGAGTCGCGCCTCCCGCAGCAGTACGTGCTCGTGCTCACCGCACAGTGA
- a CDS encoding DUF1641 domain-containing protein: MMNQERGIAASLAAIEARLARIEGKLAALDTVTSAAPAFVGAMTDAVDTAAARLHDRGESPEAAVEEARALVDVLVRPKTLAGLRHAIELSTELPKLVAAVVDTLDTHAAALTAEGVDLDARRKGLTAALARLSEPKTVDALTRLLDSGLLGAPALEVVGALGRSLADAAHAKRTGIGPVGLMLALGDSDIKHALGFAVSLAKRFGAATREMNDVPRLPTSQGESR; the protein is encoded by the coding sequence ATGATGAACCAAGAGAGGGGGATCGCCGCGTCGCTCGCGGCGATCGAGGCGCGCCTCGCCCGCATCGAGGGAAAGCTCGCGGCGCTCGACACGGTGACGTCGGCGGCGCCGGCGTTCGTCGGCGCCATGACGGACGCGGTCGATACCGCCGCCGCGCGCCTGCACGACAGGGGAGAGTCTCCCGAGGCCGCCGTCGAAGAGGCGCGTGCCCTGGTCGACGTGCTCGTCCGCCCGAAGACACTCGCCGGGTTGCGCCACGCGATCGAGCTGTCGACCGAGCTCCCGAAGCTCGTGGCCGCCGTGGTCGATACGCTCGACACCCACGCCGCGGCGCTCACGGCGGAGGGGGTCGACCTCGACGCTCGAAGGAAGGGGCTCACGGCGGCGCTCGCGCGCCTCTCCGAGCCGAAGACGGTGGACGCCCTGACACGCCTCCTCGACTCGGGCCTCCTCGGGGCGCCGGCGCTCGAGGTCGTGGGGGCGCTCGGGCGCTCTTTGGCCGACGCGGCCCACGCGAAGCGCACCGGTATCGGCCCGGTGGGCCTCATGCTCGCCCTGGGCGACTCCGACATCAAACATGCGCTCGGGTTCGCCGTGTCCCTCGCCAAACGATTCGGCGCCGCGACACGCGAAATGAACGATGTTCCTCGACTTCCGACTTCCCAAGGAGAATCCCGATGA
- a CDS encoding DUF2202 domain-containing protein produces the protein MFLSRRSFLVGVGAVALVPVVGCAAETVVPLSSVEAADLAFVREEEKLARDVYVALAAIGGQTFENIASSEQTHMDRMKDLLDLYGVPDPVAGRGPGEFQNAELKALYDSLVAAGKASRNGALAVGLEIEELDIHDLDGIKARSTHDDVRVALDELIRGSRNHLRAYYGQLSAVGGTYQAKHIDQATFMAIATSDQEKGGNGRFSGR, from the coding sequence ATGTTCCTCTCGCGTCGTTCGTTCCTGGTCGGTGTCGGTGCGGTCGCGCTCGTGCCCGTGGTGGGGTGCGCGGCAGAGACCGTCGTGCCGCTCTCGTCGGTCGAGGCCGCGGACCTCGCGTTCGTTCGCGAGGAGGAGAAGCTCGCGCGGGACGTCTACGTGGCGCTCGCGGCCATCGGCGGCCAGACGTTCGAGAACATCGCGTCGAGCGAGCAGACCCACATGGACCGCATGAAGGACCTGCTCGATCTCTACGGCGTACCCGACCCGGTGGCCGGGCGCGGCCCGGGCGAGTTTCAGAACGCCGAGCTCAAGGCGCTCTACGATTCGCTCGTCGCCGCCGGAAAAGCCAGTCGTAACGGGGCCTTGGCGGTAGGTCTCGAGATCGAGGAGCTCGACATCCACGACCTCGACGGCATCAAAGCGAGGAGCACGCACGACGACGTCCGCGTTGCGCTCGACGAGCTCATTCGCGGCTCGCGAAACCACCTCCGGGCGTACTACGGGCAGCTCTCGGCGGTGGGCGGCACCTACCAGGCGAAGCACATCGACCAGGCCACGTTCATGGCCATCGCGACCTCGGATCAGGAGAAGGGTGGCAACGGCCGGTTCTCTGGCCGCTGA
- a CDS encoding rhodanese-like domain-containing protein produces MVYEKATPNAQGYRDATVADVYAARGTVRIVDVREPDEYVGELGHIPEAELVPLATVEAKAASWDKASEVVLVCRSGGRSGRAAAALAQKGFSKLVNMAGGMLAVNEAKLPVAR; encoded by the coding sequence ATGGTCTACGAAAAAGCGACTCCGAACGCCCAAGGTTACCGCGACGCCACCGTCGCCGACGTCTACGCCGCTCGTGGCACGGTGCGCATCGTCGACGTGCGCGAGCCCGACGAGTACGTGGGTGAGCTCGGGCACATCCCCGAGGCCGAGCTCGTGCCCCTCGCGACCGTCGAGGCCAAGGCCGCGTCGTGGGACAAGGCCTCCGAGGTCGTGCTCGTGTGCCGCTCCGGCGGTCGGTCGGGCCGCGCAGCAGCCGCGCTCGCTCAGAAGGGCTTCTCGAAGCTCGTGAACATGGCGGGCGGCATGTTGGCCGTGAACGAGGCGAAGCTTCCCGTCGCGCGCTGA
- a CDS encoding RNA polymerase sigma factor, with the protein MTPEPHEEAEILAAREPMRRLARLLRPDAADDVTQEALLVALRDPGAFRGEGSRRSWLFGIVRNVARSHGRSARRAETTEPTLLDLGISAGWGQVVPPREDEKLAIRDAYALLDDEEREVLWLRDVEGLSGEETAHALGVSLPAMKSRLHRARLRLLGAYRGGES; encoded by the coding sequence GTGACACCCGAGCCCCATGAAGAAGCCGAGATCCTCGCCGCGCGCGAGCCCATGCGTCGCCTCGCGCGTCTGCTCCGGCCCGACGCCGCCGACGACGTGACCCAAGAGGCGTTGCTCGTCGCGCTGCGCGATCCGGGCGCGTTCCGCGGGGAGGGCTCGCGGCGCTCGTGGCTCTTCGGGATCGTACGAAATGTGGCACGCTCCCACGGTCGGTCCGCTCGCCGGGCCGAGACTACCGAGCCCACGTTGCTCGATCTCGGGATCTCGGCCGGGTGGGGGCAAGTCGTGCCCCCTCGCGAAGACGAGAAGCTCGCGATCCGCGATGCGTATGCCCTCCTCGACGACGAGGAGCGCGAGGTCTTGTGGCTCCGGGACGTGGAAGGCCTCTCGGGCGAAGAGACCGCCCACGCCCTCGGCGTCTCTCTCCCCGCCATGAAGAGCCGTCTGCATAGGGCACGGCTTCGGCTGCTCGGGGCCTACCGCGGAGGTGAGTCGTGA
- a CDS encoding DUF2892 domain-containing protein has product MNLLPKNTHVIDRAVRIVLGLVGLTLVFVGPKTWLGLIGLVPLATGLLGSCPLYTLFGIGTCKVPATKS; this is encoded by the coding sequence ATGAACCTCCTCCCTAAGAACACCCACGTCATCGACCGCGCCGTTCGTATCGTCCTCGGGCTCGTCGGGCTCACCCTCGTCTTCGTGGGTCCGAAGACCTGGCTCGGGCTCATCGGGCTCGTCCCGCTCGCGACGGGGCTCCTCGGGAGCTGCCCGCTCTATACGCTCTTCGGCATCGGAACGTGTAAGGTACCTGCCACCAAGTCGTGA
- a CDS encoding thioredoxin family protein, producing MATVPVQLSTFTDTVQKEGIVILDFWASWCGPCVAFAPVFEGAADRHPDITWGKIDTEAEPELSHALGIRSIPTLMVFRDGIRVFSQPGMLPKDVLERLVEDVRTLDMTEVKKHARPA from the coding sequence ATGGCGACCGTCCCCGTACAGCTCTCGACCTTCACCGACACCGTTCAAAAAGAGGGCATCGTGATCCTCGACTTTTGGGCCTCGTGGTGCGGGCCGTGCGTCGCGTTCGCCCCGGTGTTCGAGGGTGCGGCCGACAGGCACCCCGACATCACGTGGGGCAAGATCGACACCGAGGCCGAGCCCGAGCTCTCCCACGCCCTCGGCATCCGCTCCATCCCGACGCTCATGGTCTTTCGCGATGGCATCCGTGTCTTCAGCCAGCCCGGGATGCTCCCCAAGGATGTCCTCGAGCGCCTGGTGGAGGACGTCCGCACCCTCGACATGACCGAGGTCAAGAAGCACGCGCGGCCCGCCTGA
- a CDS encoding NAD(P)/FAD-dependent oxidoreductase, with amino-acid sequence MTERRHDVVICGGGTAGLSVAARLKEASPGLDIALIEPSETHDYQPLWTLVGAGVVSKESARRPEGDYIPKGVTWIRDKVGRFEPEKKYVVTAGGETVHYGQLVVALGMQLDWHKIKGLPGNVGKDGICSNYSYDTVDSTWSFLKAFRGGTAIFTFPSTPIKCAGAPQKIMYLADDHLRRLGVRDRSTILYASATPAIFGVKHYREALEPIVARKGIDTLFRHDLVEVRPASREAVFKNLDTQAEVVKKYDFLHVTPPQSAPDVVKESGLVDKAGWVEVDKYTLRHTRYPDVFSLGDNSSLPTSRTGAAIRKQAPVLVANLLAVRAGKEPSAKYDGYASCPLVTGYGKLILAEFDYDGNPAESFPFDQTKERFSMYMLKLHGLPEIYWNGMLRGRA; translated from the coding sequence ATGACCGAGCGGCGCCACGACGTTGTGATCTGCGGAGGAGGCACGGCCGGGCTCTCGGTCGCCGCGAGGCTGAAAGAGGCCTCTCCAGGGCTCGACATCGCCCTCATCGAGCCGAGCGAGACCCACGACTATCAGCCTCTCTGGACGCTGGTCGGGGCCGGGGTCGTGAGCAAAGAGTCTGCCCGAAGGCCCGAGGGTGACTACATCCCGAAAGGGGTGACTTGGATTCGCGACAAGGTGGGGCGCTTCGAGCCGGAGAAGAAGTATGTCGTCACCGCCGGTGGCGAGACCGTGCACTACGGTCAGCTTGTCGTGGCCCTCGGGATGCAGCTCGACTGGCACAAAATCAAGGGCCTCCCCGGCAACGTGGGGAAAGATGGCATTTGCAGCAACTACTCGTACGACACGGTCGACTCGACCTGGTCGTTCCTGAAGGCGTTCCGCGGAGGGACCGCGATCTTCACCTTCCCGTCGACTCCCATCAAGTGCGCCGGCGCCCCGCAGAAGATCATGTATCTCGCGGACGATCACCTGCGCCGCCTCGGCGTACGGGATCGGTCGACGATCCTCTACGCGTCGGCCACACCCGCGATCTTCGGCGTGAAGCACTACCGCGAAGCGCTCGAGCCGATCGTCGCGCGAAAGGGGATCGACACCCTCTTTCGGCACGACCTCGTCGAGGTCCGCCCGGCCTCTCGAGAGGCCGTGTTCAAGAACCTCGACACCCAAGCCGAGGTCGTCAAGAAATACGACTTCTTGCACGTCACGCCGCCGCAGAGCGCGCCCGACGTCGTCAAAGAGAGCGGCCTGGTCGACAAGGCCGGGTGGGTCGAGGTCGACAAGTACACGCTCCGCCACACGAGGTATCCCGACGTCTTCTCCCTGGGGGACAACTCGAGCCTGCCGACGTCCCGCACCGGAGCGGCGATCCGCAAGCAGGCCCCGGTCCTCGTGGCCAATCTGCTCGCCGTGAGGGCAGGAAAGGAGCCGTCCGCGAAGTACGACGGGTACGCGTCGTGCCCGCTCGTGACCGGCTACGGAAAGCTGATTTTGGCCGAGTTCGACTACGACGGGAACCCTGCCGAGTCGTTCCCCTTCGACCAGACGAAAGAACGATTCAGCATGTACATGCTGAAGCTCCACGGCCTCCCGGAGATCTACTGGAATGGCATGTTGCGGGGGCGAGCGTAG
- a CDS encoding diguanylate cyclase produces MSAVPDYAAARLDVLVVDDDRATREGLAAAVRSFGHSCRSACDADEALAKLAVHPADVVISDWEMPGISGPELCAKVRSAGDDAPYTYFIIFTSHHDRAHLLAGMRAGADDFQRKPVDLDELEARLLSAARVVRLHRRLATRAETLRHDSTRFFAASRTDALTGAGNRLRLNDELEGLISRAQRYGHKCSLAICDIDYFKAFNDALGHVAGDDALRSVAEAMRTNLRSSDALFRYGGEEFVVILPEQPLADASRVMERMRIAVERLALPSPKTSGPLTVSSGVAEIDPLRDTTPAAFVARADKALYAAKNAGRNTVRVAE; encoded by the coding sequence ATGTCCGCCGTGCCCGACTATGCCGCGGCGCGGCTCGACGTGCTCGTCGTGGACGACGACCGCGCCACGCGCGAGGGGCTCGCCGCGGCCGTGCGCTCGTTCGGTCACTCGTGCCGCAGCGCGTGCGATGCCGACGAAGCGCTCGCGAAGCTCGCCGTGCACCCGGCCGACGTCGTCATCAGCGACTGGGAGATGCCGGGTATCAGCGGGCCGGAGCTCTGCGCGAAGGTCCGCAGCGCGGGGGACGACGCGCCCTACACCTACTTCATCATCTTCACGAGCCATCACGATCGCGCTCACCTTCTCGCGGGCATGCGCGCCGGCGCGGACGACTTCCAGCGAAAGCCCGTCGATCTCGACGAGCTCGAAGCTCGCCTCTTGTCCGCGGCGCGGGTCGTGAGGCTCCATCGCCGACTCGCGACGCGCGCCGAGACGCTCCGTCACGACAGCACACGCTTCTTCGCGGCGTCGCGCACCGACGCGCTCACCGGGGCCGGAAATCGCCTCCGCCTGAACGACGAGCTCGAGGGGCTCATCTCGCGGGCGCAGCGGTACGGCCACAAGTGCTCCCTCGCGATCTGCGACATCGACTACTTCAAGGCCTTCAACGACGCGCTCGGGCACGTCGCCGGCGACGACGCCCTCCGGTCCGTCGCCGAAGCCATGCGGACGAACCTGCGCTCGTCGGACGCGCTCTTTCGCTACGGCGGAGAGGAGTTCGTGGTGATCCTCCCCGAGCAGCCCCTCGCGGACGCGTCGAGGGTCATGGAACGCATGCGGATCGCGGTCGAGCGCCTCGCGCTCCCTTCGCCGAAGACCTCGGGGCCGCTCACCGTGAGCTCGGGAGTGGCCGAGATCGACCCGCTCCGCGACACGACCCCGGCCGCGTTCGTCGCGCGCGCCGACAAGGCCCTCTACGCCGCCAAAAACGCGGGTCGAAACACGGTTCGTGTCGCCGAGTGA
- a CDS encoding ATP-dependent DNA helicase RecQ has translation MDLRAPEPSERHDDPRLVRARAALGDVFGLREFRPWQWETIESLLVGRGRALLVAPTGGGKSLTYQLPATVLDGMTLVVSPLVALMEDQVRSLVARGISATYLSATLDADERRRREEGLSAGEYKLVFVAPERLASGAFLARLARARVELVAVDEAHCIAQWGHDFRPDYLRVGDLLGMLSPSRVLACTATATPLVRKEIASRLGFTDYDEVLRGFARPNLHLRARTIDGPKEARERVLGALRDALSGPRSPKGAAIVYAATRKSAERWNELLVGEGYASAAYHAGLEGETRAKVSAGFSSGRLAVVVATNAFGMGIDRPDIRCVVHAQPPTSVEAYYQEVGRAGRDGDEAHGLLLCSSADIAVRRRLVALDPTGEGDAEAARRAWAQFREVLTYIDAGSCRHDFILRYFGDEGETLGGCGHCDVCERLDAGEGEALAREEADLVMKKALSGVARAKQRAGLGAIVSMLVGHDDARVQRFGFHDLSTFGLFRGEDPAWVLSVLRVGLAAGFLDLTPTEHPVPFITREGWDALRAKEPLRVVVPARETAQRRGRTGGTARKPSRTVEIAEDDRTTFERLRALRSELARGKNVPAYVVAKDTTLAEIAKRRPSSLAELGLVDGFGPSRLDAYGESFLRALREA, from the coding sequence ATGGACCTGCGAGCGCCCGAGCCGAGCGAGCGGCACGACGACCCGCGCCTCGTGCGCGCGCGGGCGGCGCTCGGCGACGTGTTCGGCCTCCGGGAGTTCCGCCCCTGGCAGTGGGAGACCATCGAGTCGCTCTTGGTGGGCCGCGGTCGCGCGCTCCTCGTCGCTCCCACGGGCGGTGGAAAGTCGCTCACGTACCAGCTCCCGGCCACCGTGCTCGACGGCATGACGCTCGTGGTCTCGCCGCTCGTCGCCCTCATGGAGGACCAGGTCCGCAGCTTGGTCGCGCGCGGCATCTCGGCCACCTACTTGTCGGCCACGCTCGACGCGGACGAGCGGCGGCGGCGTGAAGAGGGCCTCTCCGCGGGCGAGTACAAGCTCGTGTTCGTGGCGCCCGAGCGGCTCGCCTCGGGGGCGTTCCTCGCCCGGTTGGCGCGCGCGCGCGTCGAGCTCGTCGCGGTCGACGAGGCCCACTGCATCGCGCAGTGGGGCCACGATTTTCGCCCCGACTACCTCCGTGTGGGGGATCTCCTCGGCATGCTCTCGCCGTCGCGTGTGCTCGCGTGCACGGCGACCGCGACCCCGCTCGTGCGCAAGGAGATCGCCTCGCGCCTCGGCTTCACCGACTACGACGAGGTGCTGCGAGGGTTCGCGCGGCCGAACCTCCACCTGCGCGCGCGCACGATCGACGGCCCGAAAGAGGCCCGCGAGCGTGTGCTCGGCGCGCTCCGGGACGCTCTCTCCGGGCCGAGGTCCCCCAAAGGCGCCGCCATCGTCTACGCGGCGACGCGCAAGTCGGCCGAGCGCTGGAACGAGCTCCTCGTCGGCGAGGGATACGCCTCGGCCGCGTACCACGCCGGGCTCGAAGGCGAGACGCGCGCGAAGGTGTCGGCCGGGTTCTCCTCGGGGCGCCTCGCCGTCGTCGTCGCGACCAACGCGTTCGGCATGGGCATCGACCGCCCCGACATCCGCTGCGTCGTGCACGCACAACCCCCTACCTCGGTGGAGGCGTACTACCAAGAGGTGGGGCGCGCAGGGCGCGACGGCGACGAGGCCCACGGGCTGCTTTTGTGCTCGTCCGCCGACATTGCCGTTCGAAGGCGGCTCGTCGCTCTCGACCCCACCGGCGAGGGCGACGCGGAGGCGGCGCGGCGGGCCTGGGCCCAGTTCCGCGAGGTGCTTACGTACATCGACGCAGGCTCGTGCCGGCACGACTTCATCCTTCGCTACTTCGGCGACGAGGGAGAGACGCTCGGCGGCTGCGGCCACTGCGACGTGTGCGAGCGGCTCGATGCGGGCGAGGGAGAGGCGCTCGCGCGCGAAGAGGCCGACCTCGTCATGAAGAAGGCGCTCTCGGGTGTGGCTCGCGCGAAGCAGCGCGCCGGCCTCGGGGCGATCGTGTCGATGCTCGTCGGCCACGACGACGCGCGGGTGCAGAGGTTCGGGTTCCACGATCTCTCCACGTTCGGCCTCTTTCGCGGCGAAGATCCGGCGTGGGTGCTCTCGGTGCTGCGCGTGGGGCTCGCGGCCGGCTTCCTCGATTTGACCCCCACCGAGCACCCCGTGCCGTTCATCACGCGAGAGGGCTGGGATGCCCTGCGCGCCAAGGAGCCCCTGCGTGTCGTCGTGCCCGCGCGAGAGACGGCGCAGAGGCGGGGCCGCACCGGGGGCACGGCACGCAAACCCTCGCGAACGGTCGAGATCGCGGAGGACGATCGCACGACGTTCGAGCGCTTGCGTGCGCTCCGCTCCGAGCTCGCGCGCGGAAAGAACGTGCCCGCGTACGTGGTCGCGAAGGACACGACCCTCGCCGAGATCGCCAAGAGGCGCCCCTCGTCCCTCGCCGAGCTCGGGCTCGTCGACGGGTTCGGTCCGAGCCGCCTCGACGCCTACGGCGAGTCCTTCTTGCGTGCCCTGCGCGAGGCCTGA
- a CDS encoding RNA polymerase sigma factor, protein MATHPPPANLSDLVARARSGDDRALEELLATLEPTVQRFGRRLCRQDDDADDVKQDTLLALSRHLGDFEERASLTSWVFALARSACARRRRGLANRPHASTDDVPDAADATPSPEERMALREDTEALAKAVAALPAVHREVLFLRDLEGRPANEAASVLGISVDALKSRLHRAREALREELNEPE, encoded by the coding sequence ATGGCGACCCATCCCCCTCCTGCGAACCTCTCCGACCTCGTGGCCCGGGCCCGCTCGGGAGACGACCGCGCCCTCGAGGAGCTGCTCGCGACGCTCGAGCCGACGGTCCAGCGCTTCGGGCGCCGCTTGTGCCGCCAAGACGACGACGCCGACGACGTGAAACAAGACACCCTGCTCGCGCTCTCGCGCCACCTCGGAGACTTCGAGGAGCGTGCGTCGCTCACGAGCTGGGTGTTTGCGCTTGCGCGAAGTGCTTGCGCGCGCCGCCGTCGGGGTCTCGCCAACCGGCCACACGCCTCGACCGACGACGTGCCCGACGCCGCCGACGCGACCCCGAGCCCCGAGGAGCGCATGGCCCTCCGCGAGGACACCGAGGCGCTCGCGAAGGCTGTCGCCGCGCTTCCCGCCGTTCACCGCGAGGTCCTCTTCCTGCGCGATCTCGAGGGCCGCCCCGCGAACGAGGCCGCGAGCGTGCTCGGCATCTCGGTCGATGCGCTGAAGAGCCGCTTGCACCGCGCGCGCGAGGCCCTTCGGGAAGAGTTGAACGAGCCCGAATGA
- a CDS encoding rhodanese-like domain-containing protein, whose product MKRSKLVRSVSSSLSVSVLALALSVAGCAKSEASSSAPLPATEGAKAEAPASDTPNVAAAKEALAKGAVLVDVRTPGEFEDGHPAKAVNVPVDEIEAKAPGLFEKEQPLVVVCVSGKRATRAAKALHALGYTVVNGGSVTSFE is encoded by the coding sequence ATGAAACGATCGAAGCTCGTGCGGTCCGTGTCGTCGTCACTGTCCGTCTCCGTCCTCGCGCTCGCGCTCTCCGTCGCCGGGTGCGCGAAGAGCGAGGCCTCGAGCTCCGCGCCGCTCCCGGCGACCGAAGGCGCGAAGGCCGAGGCCCCCGCATCGGACACGCCGAACGTCGCGGCAGCCAAAGAGGCCCTCGCGAAGGGCGCCGTGCTCGTCGACGTGCGCACGCCGGGCGAGTTCGAGGACGGGCACCCGGCGAAGGCCGTGAACGTGCCCGTCGACGAGATCGAGGCGAAAGCCCCCGGGCTCTTCGAGAAGGAGCAGCCTCTCGTCGTCGTGTGCGTAAGCGGAAAACGCGCGACCCGCGCGGCGAAGGCGCTCCATGCGCTCGGCTACACGGTGGTGAACGGCGGCTCGGTCACCTCGTTCGAGTGA
- a CDS encoding OsmC family protein: protein MIEDIQVTFPGGKGVDATVLGRTIHTDQPKELGGEGDGPAPYDLFLASLATCAGIYALGFCQNRGIATEGLSLVQKHVVDPETHLPTSIALELTLPPGFPEKYRPAIVRAVEGCKVKKTIFSGLSFTVKET, encoded by the coding sequence ATGATCGAAGACATTCAGGTGACGTTCCCGGGTGGCAAAGGGGTCGACGCGACCGTGCTCGGCCGCACCATCCACACCGACCAGCCGAAGGAGCTCGGTGGCGAGGGGGACGGCCCGGCTCCCTACGACCTCTTCCTCGCTTCCCTCGCGACCTGCGCGGGCATCTACGCGCTCGGCTTCTGCCAGAACCGTGGCATCGCGACCGAGGGCCTGTCGCTCGTGCAGAAGCACGTCGTCGACCCGGAGACGCACCTCCCGACGTCGATCGCGCTCGAGCTCACCCTGCCTCCGGGCTTCCCCGAGAAATACCGGCCCGCGATCGTGCGAGCGGTCGAGGGCTGCAAGGTAAAAAAGACAATCTTTTCCGGACTTTCGTTCACCGTGAAGGAGACCTGA
- a CDS encoding zf-HC2 domain-containing protein, whose product MRTVGGLSCGEVLERLSDYLDGELGPDERAKVDAHLAECDVCERFGGRFAKVVSGLKGAVGSDP is encoded by the coding sequence ATGCGTACGGTGGGCGGCCTCTCGTGCGGCGAGGTCCTCGAGCGCCTGAGCGACTACCTCGACGGGGAGCTCGGGCCGGACGAGCGCGCGAAGGTCGACGCGCACCTCGCCGAGTGCGACGTGTGCGAGCGGTTCGGAGGGCGCTTCGCGAAGGTCGTGAGCGGCCTCAAGGGGGCCGTGGGGAGCGATCCGTAG